The following proteins are encoded in a genomic region of Myxococcus virescens:
- a CDS encoding acetylornithine transaminase — protein sequence MTALSQSELSPSASSDSSTDALVQKAKRHLLQNYKQPPFVLARGQGARVWDTDGREYLDLIGGIATCALGHCHPDVVAAAKAQLDSLWHVSNAFYSQPQIDLAAQLTEWSGLSRAFFCNSGAEANEALLKLTRKVMKDRGTPERFEVISFDSSFHGRTLATVTATGQAKYQKGFEPLPAGFTHVPYGDLEAVRKAVGPATAAILVEPIQGEGGVRMAPQGFLAGLRALCDEHGLLLLVDEVQTGMGRTGKPFGFMHEGIVPDGISVAKALGNGLPIGAMLCKEALGASLTPGTHGSTFGGNPVAAAAANAVVRILRRPGFLDEVQEKGAYLLARARELQGRLPAGRIQAVRGQGLLVGVELDREVAPVIAQLRGEGLLVNAAGDRTLRFAPPFIVTVRELDEGLSILERVLAAI from the coding sequence ATGACTGCCTTGTCGCAATCCGAGCTGTCCCCCTCCGCATCGTCCGACTCCTCCACCGACGCCCTGGTCCAGAAGGCGAAGCGCCACCTGCTGCAGAACTACAAGCAGCCGCCCTTCGTCCTGGCTCGGGGCCAGGGGGCTCGTGTCTGGGACACGGATGGCCGCGAGTACCTGGACCTGATTGGTGGCATCGCCACGTGCGCGCTGGGACATTGCCACCCGGACGTCGTGGCCGCCGCGAAGGCGCAGCTGGATTCACTGTGGCATGTCTCCAACGCCTTCTATTCGCAGCCCCAGATTGACCTGGCCGCGCAGCTCACCGAGTGGTCCGGCCTGTCACGCGCGTTCTTCTGCAACTCGGGCGCGGAGGCGAACGAGGCGCTGCTCAAGCTGACGCGCAAGGTGATGAAGGACCGCGGCACCCCGGAGCGCTTCGAGGTCATCTCCTTCGACAGCAGCTTCCACGGCCGCACCCTGGCCACCGTCACCGCCACTGGCCAGGCGAAGTACCAGAAGGGCTTCGAGCCGCTGCCCGCCGGCTTCACCCACGTGCCCTATGGCGACCTCGAAGCGGTGCGCAAGGCCGTGGGCCCGGCGACCGCCGCCATCCTCGTGGAGCCCATCCAAGGGGAGGGTGGGGTGCGGATGGCGCCCCAGGGGTTCCTCGCCGGTCTGCGCGCGCTGTGTGACGAGCACGGGCTGCTGCTGCTGGTGGACGAAGTCCAGACGGGCATGGGCCGCACCGGCAAGCCGTTCGGCTTCATGCACGAGGGCATCGTCCCGGACGGCATCAGCGTGGCGAAGGCGCTGGGCAACGGCCTGCCGATTGGCGCCATGCTCTGCAAGGAAGCGCTGGGCGCCAGCCTCACGCCGGGCACGCACGGCTCCACCTTTGGTGGCAACCCGGTGGCCGCGGCCGCCGCCAATGCCGTGGTGCGCATCCTCCGCCGTCCCGGCTTCCTGGACGAGGTCCAGGAGAAGGGCGCCTATCTGCTCGCCCGGGCGCGGGAGCTCCAGGGCCGGCTGCCCGCGGGCCGCATCCAGGCCGTGCGCGGCCAGGGGCTGCTGGTGGGCGTGGAGTTGGATCGCGAGGTGGCGCCCGTCATCGCCCAACTGCGCGGCGAGGGGCTGCTGGTGAATGCCGCCGGCGACCGCACGCTGCGCTTCGCGCCGCCCTTCATCGTCACCGTGCGCGAGTTGGATGAAGGCCTGTCCATTCTCGAGCGCGTGCTCGCCGCCATCTGA
- a CDS encoding J domain-containing protein has translation MSAPNTIIGLGALTDHIATVPQLDAARLQLTAEEGSVLQLVGRVERIDQVLARSKLGEPRTIAVLLSLRAKGAIVPARVVPRGAPAPVVDAAMAEEVDLEPERKKEIIELERSLDAMDHFAVLGLKPGAPASEVKQAYYNASRRFHPDRYFGKNLGSFRARMERIFRRLTDAHNVLMQPDKREAYLRANPALAQAERAAAPPPPSAPPPSAPAQQLLTPEPPPVHQVSSPPPAPRPPVASSGPSSIPPPSRPLAPPPDDGASEARRAERQARLARHPYLARTGRLAELIARGKAAIASGDWERAYHDFHQVQTMDPKNREVALLLVKARRGHDSQRATIEVARGREMERHGDTHGAMSAYRLACSLDDQNAEAAWRCARLGHLLGQDAAESRGLAQRAVELEPDKVEHHLTLGKVLLDSGSKKLAKRAFEDAAKLAPDNAEAKAALKKLRWTF, from the coding sequence GTGAGTGCGCCAAACACGATCATCGGGCTGGGGGCCCTGACGGATCACATCGCCACGGTGCCCCAACTGGATGCAGCGCGTCTCCAGCTCACCGCGGAAGAGGGCTCGGTGCTCCAGCTCGTGGGGCGCGTGGAGCGCATCGACCAGGTGCTGGCGCGCTCCAAGCTGGGCGAGCCGCGCACCATCGCCGTGCTGCTGTCGCTGCGGGCCAAGGGCGCCATCGTCCCCGCCCGGGTGGTGCCTCGGGGCGCGCCCGCGCCCGTGGTGGACGCGGCCATGGCCGAGGAGGTGGACCTCGAGCCGGAGCGGAAGAAGGAGATCATCGAGCTGGAGCGCTCGCTCGACGCGATGGACCACTTCGCCGTGTTGGGGCTGAAGCCCGGGGCTCCCGCGTCGGAGGTGAAGCAGGCGTATTACAACGCCTCGCGCCGCTTCCATCCGGACCGCTACTTCGGGAAGAACCTGGGCAGCTTCCGCGCCCGCATGGAGCGCATCTTCCGGCGCCTCACGGACGCGCACAACGTGCTCATGCAGCCGGACAAGCGCGAGGCCTACCTGCGCGCGAATCCGGCACTGGCTCAGGCCGAACGCGCCGCCGCGCCGCCGCCCCCCTCCGCGCCGCCTCCGTCCGCGCCTGCGCAGCAGCTGCTGACGCCAGAGCCGCCGCCGGTGCATCAGGTTTCATCACCACCCCCGGCGCCCCGTCCGCCCGTGGCGTCCAGCGGGCCTTCATCCATTCCGCCGCCGTCGCGTCCGCTGGCGCCACCGCCGGATGATGGCGCGTCCGAAGCGCGCCGGGCGGAGCGGCAGGCCCGGTTGGCCCGGCATCCCTACCTGGCCCGCACGGGCCGGCTGGCCGAGCTGATTGCCCGGGGCAAGGCCGCCATCGCTAGTGGCGACTGGGAGCGGGCCTATCACGACTTCCATCAGGTCCAGACGATGGACCCGAAGAACCGCGAAGTCGCTCTTCTCCTGGTCAAGGCGCGCCGGGGGCATGACTCGCAGCGGGCGACCATCGAGGTCGCTCGAGGGCGGGAGATGGAGCGGCATGGCGACACGCATGGGGCCATGTCGGCCTACCGGCTCGCCTGCTCGCTGGACGACCAGAACGCCGAGGCCGCCTGGCGCTGCGCCCGCCTGGGGCACCTGTTGGGGCAGGATGCAGCCGAAAGCCGAGGGCTGGCGCAGCGCGCCGTGGAGCTGGAACCCGACAAGGTCGAGCACCACCTGACGCTGGGAAAGGTGCTGTTGGACAGCGGATCGAAGAAACTCGCGAAGCGAGCCTTCGAGGATGCGGCGAAGCTGGCCCCGGACAACGCGGAAGCGAAGGCCGCGCTCAAGAAGCTGCGCTGGACGTTCTAG
- the hslU gene encoding ATP-dependent protease ATPase subunit HslU: MAESRKLSAFTPREVVSELDRYIVGQNAAKRAVAIALRNRWRRQQVNDDLRDEIHPKNIIMIGPTGVGKTEIARRLAKLAQAPFVKVEASKFTEVGYVGRDVESMIRDLVEAAIALVREEETEKVGPRAEELAEDRLIELMQGGGVKSSSATPPFGFAPPPPPPVQRVSDTAREKFRAQLRAGTLDDVEVEVETAESSPTFMRGFSGQGMEEIGVNLQDLFKNMPGMNKTRRRRVRVPEALQLLRKEEAAKLVDPDRVQREAVLRAEMNGIIFIDEIDKIASREGGKGGGGPDVSREGVQRDILPIVEGSTINTKYGVVKTDHMLFIAAGAFHVSKPSDLIPELQGRFPIRVELEPLTGEDLVRILREPKNSLLRQYTALLSTEGVRLSFTDDAVTELARIAQQANESTANIGARRLHTILERLLDEVSFSASEMGPRDFQVDAAYVRERLAAIVQDEDLSRYIL; the protein is encoded by the coding sequence GTGGCCGAATCGCGCAAGTTGTCCGCCTTCACGCCTCGCGAGGTCGTCAGCGAGCTGGACCGCTACATCGTCGGGCAGAACGCCGCCAAGCGCGCCGTCGCCATTGCCCTGCGCAACCGGTGGCGCCGCCAGCAGGTCAACGACGACCTGCGGGATGAAATCCACCCGAAGAACATCATCATGATTGGCCCCACCGGCGTGGGAAAGACGGAGATTGCCCGCCGCCTGGCGAAGCTCGCCCAGGCGCCCTTCGTCAAGGTGGAGGCCTCCAAGTTCACCGAGGTCGGCTACGTCGGCCGTGACGTCGAGTCGATGATTCGCGACCTCGTCGAGGCCGCCATCGCGCTGGTCCGCGAGGAGGAGACCGAGAAGGTGGGCCCCCGCGCCGAGGAGCTGGCCGAGGACCGCTTGATCGAGCTGATGCAGGGCGGCGGCGTGAAGTCGTCGTCCGCGACGCCGCCGTTCGGCTTCGCCCCACCGCCACCCCCACCGGTCCAGCGTGTCAGCGACACCGCGCGCGAGAAGTTCCGCGCCCAGCTTCGCGCCGGCACCCTGGATGACGTGGAGGTGGAGGTGGAGACCGCGGAGTCGTCGCCCACCTTCATGCGGGGCTTCTCCGGCCAGGGCATGGAGGAGATTGGCGTCAACCTCCAGGACCTCTTCAAGAACATGCCGGGCATGAACAAGACGCGCCGCCGTCGCGTGCGCGTGCCCGAGGCGCTTCAGCTCCTGCGCAAGGAAGAGGCCGCCAAGCTGGTGGACCCCGACCGCGTCCAGCGCGAGGCCGTGCTCCGCGCCGAGATGAACGGCATCATCTTCATCGACGAAATCGACAAGATTGCCAGCCGCGAGGGCGGCAAGGGCGGGGGCGGGCCGGACGTGTCCCGGGAGGGCGTCCAGCGGGACATCCTCCCCATCGTCGAGGGCTCCACCATCAACACCAAGTATGGCGTCGTGAAGACGGACCACATGCTCTTCATCGCCGCTGGCGCCTTCCACGTCTCCAAGCCCAGCGACCTCATCCCGGAATTGCAGGGCCGCTTCCCCATCCGCGTGGAACTGGAGCCCCTGACGGGCGAGGACCTGGTCCGAATCCTCCGGGAGCCGAAGAATTCGCTCTTGCGACAGTACACGGCCCTGCTCAGCACTGAAGGGGTGCGTCTGTCCTTCACCGACGACGCGGTGACGGAGCTGGCGCGCATCGCCCAGCAGGCCAACGAGAGCACGGCGAACATCGGCGCCCGGCGGCTGCACACCATCCTGGAGCGACTGCTGGACGAGGTGTCCTTCTCCGCCAGTGAGATGGGCCCCCGGGATTTCCAGGTGGACGCCGCCTACGTGCGCGAGCGCCTGGCTGCCATCGTCCAGGATGAGGACCTGTCGCGCTACATCCTGTAG